One genomic segment of Gaiellales bacterium includes these proteins:
- a CDS encoding prephenate dehydratase domain-containing protein: protein MTLPVAHFGEEGAYAAEAAGRMYPDADLVACHSVPDVVRAVTRGDAVCGVLPIENSLAGVVPETYDVLAHAPLSIVDETVLAVPHVLVGLAGTNIDALARIHSHPMALTQCRRFLSSLPDTLPEVAPSTAGAARRVAESGDLRQAAISSRWAAERYGLTVLLNDVSDHAQNYTRFVAVAAHTRIDRKEGEPWRCAIRFVTHHHPGALHDAIEPLRRFGVNMTSLQSRPIPGRPWDYQFYADLEGHPLDRPVGEALREMAGTVAELAHLGCYPAHPRP from the coding sequence ATGACCCTTCCCGTCGCCCATTTCGGCGAGGAGGGCGCGTACGCCGCCGAGGCGGCCGGGCGGATGTATCCGGACGCCGATCTGGTCGCGTGCCATTCCGTCCCCGACGTCGTGCGCGCGGTGACGCGCGGTGACGCGGTCTGCGGCGTGCTGCCGATCGAGAACTCGCTGGCCGGAGTCGTCCCCGAGACGTACGACGTGCTCGCGCATGCACCCCTTTCGATCGTCGACGAGACGGTGCTCGCCGTGCCGCACGTCCTGGTCGGCCTGGCCGGCACCAACATCGACGCGCTCGCGCGGATCCACTCGCATCCGATGGCGCTCACCCAGTGCAGGCGGTTCCTCTCCTCACTCCCCGACACGCTGCCGGAGGTCGCCCCGAGCACGGCCGGCGCGGCGCGGCGGGTCGCGGAGTCCGGCGATCTTCGCCAGGCGGCCATCTCGTCGCGCTGGGCGGCCGAGCGCTACGGCTTGACGGTGCTGCTGAACGACGTGTCGGACCACGCCCAGAACTACACGCGCTTCGTCGCGGTCGCCGCGCACACGCGGATCGATCGCAAGGAGGGCGAGCCCTGGCGCTGCGCCATCCGGTTCGTCACGCACCACCATCCCGGCGCGCTGCATGACGCGATCGAGCCGCTCCGGCGCTTCGGCGTCAACATGACGTCGCTCCAGTCGCGTCCGATCCCGGGCCGGCCCTGGGACTACCAGTTCTACGCCGACCTCGAGGGCCACCCGCTCGACCGGCCGGTGGGCGAGGCGCTCCGCGAGATGGCCGGCACGGTCGCGGAGCTGGCGCATCTCGGCTGCTACCCCGCGCATCCGCGGCCATGA
- a CDS encoding sulfite exporter TauE/SafE family protein — MSHDLIAAVLGLLAGTLSALFGVGGGLIFVPTLIFLGKDAHVAVATSLVAMVPVILMGAWRQTSYGTVRWRDSVIVGIASVPTAKLGEVVATSLSNTTLQRAFAVLLLAVAVQMAVGVLREKPPAEIVEPPEPVA, encoded by the coding sequence GTGAGCCACGATCTGATCGCGGCGGTGCTCGGGCTGCTGGCCGGGACGCTGTCGGCGCTGTTCGGCGTGGGGGGTGGGCTGATCTTCGTTCCGACGCTGATCTTCCTCGGAAAGGACGCGCACGTCGCGGTGGCGACGTCCCTGGTCGCGATGGTGCCCGTGATCCTGATGGGGGCGTGGCGGCAGACCAGCTACGGGACCGTGCGCTGGCGCGACTCGGTGATCGTCGGGATCGCGTCGGTGCCCACCGCGAAGCTGGGCGAGGTGGTCGCGACCTCGCTCTCGAACACGACGCTCCAGCGCGCCTTCGCGGTGCTGCTGCTTGCCGTGGCCGTGCAGATGGCGGTGGGGGTGCTGCGAGAGAAGCCGCCGGCGGAGATCGTCGAGCCACCCGAGCCCGTCGCCTGA
- a CDS encoding EamA family transporter, whose product MTAVLGGVLAALMWGGSTVVASRSTRMIGSQQVLAYVMVTGLAVMAVAAPVAEGLPDTGPRGALWALLGGVTSVGGLSLVYAALRVGKVGVVAPISSTEGALAAVFSVAFLGERLSPGVAVALAVVAAGVVVVTYQARLQDLHLRPALLALAAATVFGVGLVASSRAGEAVGPMWTILVARAIGVAGVAVPLAVSRRLVRPGPALLLVVFSGVAEVVGFAAYIIGARDGVAVPAVLSSQFAAVAAVLSFLVYRERLTRMQLAGACAIAAGVAAVAVLRA is encoded by the coding sequence GTGACCGCGGTGCTGGGCGGCGTCCTCGCCGCTCTCATGTGGGGCGGGTCGACGGTGGTCGCCTCCCGGTCGACGCGGATGATCGGCTCCCAGCAGGTGCTCGCGTACGTCATGGTCACCGGTCTCGCCGTCATGGCGGTTGCCGCGCCCGTCGCCGAGGGCCTTCCGGACACGGGGCCGCGGGGCGCGCTCTGGGCGCTCCTCGGGGGTGTGACCTCCGTGGGCGGTCTGTCGCTGGTCTACGCGGCGCTCCGCGTCGGAAAGGTCGGCGTCGTCGCCCCTATCTCGTCCACGGAGGGAGCGCTCGCGGCGGTGTTCTCGGTTGCGTTCCTCGGCGAGCGGCTCTCGCCGGGCGTGGCGGTCGCGCTCGCGGTGGTCGCGGCCGGCGTGGTGGTCGTGACATACCAGGCGCGGCTCCAGGATCTGCACCTGCGGCCCGCGCTGCTGGCTCTGGCCGCCGCGACGGTCTTCGGTGTGGGCCTTGTCGCGAGCTCCCGGGCCGGGGAGGCGGTCGGCCCGATGTGGACGATCCTCGTCGCCCGCGCCATCGGCGTTGCCGGCGTTGCCGTGCCGCTGGCCGTCTCACGAAGGCTCGTGCGCCCGGGGCCGGCACTGCTGCTCGTCGTATTCTCCGGCGTTGCCGAGGTGGTCGGGTTCGCGGCCTACATCATCGGCGCCCGTGACGGCGTGGCGGTGCCGGCCGTTCTCTCGTCGCAGTTCGCCGCCGTGGCCGCGGTGCTGTCGTTCCTCGTCTACCGCGAACGGCTCACGCGCATGCAGCTGGCGGGAGCCTGCGCGATTGCGGCGGGCGTCGCCGCGGTCGCCGTCCTGCGCGCCTGA
- a CDS encoding polyprenol monophosphomannose synthase yields MDADRYLIVLPTYDERDNLPRMVASIDAIRDQLPMPGDVLVVDDGSPDGTGDVADELAAHHEWLSVLHRTEKRGLGRAYLAGFAWALERPYTHVIEMDCDLSHPVDALPAILAASADADLVLGSRYTAGGGVEGWPVSRKLISRGGCAYARLVLGVDIRDLTGGFKCFRRWVLESLDLRDVRAGGYAFQIELTYRTLRMGGRVVEVPITFVDRAHGESKMSRAIVLEAVRQVPALRIRAVRGRLIEGSGGRPLPVADTLTGSDA; encoded by the coding sequence ATGGACGCCGACCGCTACCTGATCGTCCTCCCGACGTACGATGAGCGCGACAACCTGCCGCGCATGGTCGCGTCCATCGACGCAATCCGCGACCAGCTGCCGATGCCCGGCGACGTGCTCGTGGTCGACGATGGGTCGCCGGACGGGACCGGGGACGTGGCGGACGAGCTCGCCGCCCACCACGAGTGGCTCTCGGTGCTGCACCGCACCGAGAAGCGCGGGCTCGGCAGAGCCTACCTGGCCGGCTTCGCATGGGCGCTCGAGCGGCCGTACACGCACGTCATCGAGATGGACTGCGATCTGTCGCATCCCGTCGACGCTCTGCCGGCGATCCTGGCGGCGTCGGCCGACGCCGACCTCGTCCTGGGGTCGCGCTACACCGCGGGCGGAGGCGTCGAGGGATGGCCGGTCTCGCGCAAGCTGATCTCGCGCGGCGGCTGCGCGTACGCCAGGCTGGTGCTGGGCGTCGACATCCGCGACCTGACCGGCGGGTTCAAGTGCTTTCGCAGGTGGGTGCTCGAGTCGCTCGACCTCCGCGACGTGCGAGCCGGCGGATACGCGTTCCAGATCGAGCTGACCTACCGGACGCTGCGGATGGGCGGGCGAGTCGTCGAAGTTCCGATCACGTTCGTCGACCGCGCCCACGGGGAATCGAAGATGAGCCGGGCGATCGTCCTCGAGGCGGTGCGCCAGGTGCCGGCGCTGCGGATCCGGGCGGTGCGCGGCAGGCTGATCGAGGGGAGCGGGGGGCGACCCCTACCAGTCGCTGATACCCTGACCGGAAGCGACGCCTGA
- the trxA gene encoding thioredoxin, whose translation MSDTIMEVNDGTFASEVEGAEQPVIVDFWAPWCTPCRVMDPILDELAEQHSGRIKFTKVNVDENQGIADRYQVLSIPTLMVFEGGEVQKKLIGAVPRRRLEDELSSWLAPA comes from the coding sequence GTGAGCGACACCATCATGGAAGTCAACGACGGCACGTTCGCCAGCGAGGTCGAGGGCGCCGAACAGCCCGTCATCGTCGACTTCTGGGCACCGTGGTGCACCCCCTGCCGCGTGATGGATCCGATCCTCGACGAGCTGGCGGAGCAGCACTCCGGGCGCATCAAGTTCACGAAGGTCAACGTGGACGAGAACCAGGGCATCGCCGACCGCTACCAGGTGCTCTCGATCCCGACGCTGATGGTGTTCGAGGGCGGCGAGGTGCAGAAGAAGCTGATCGGCGCCGTGCCGCGGCGACGGCTCGAGGACGAGCTCAGCAGCTGGCTCGCGCCGGCATAG
- a CDS encoding sulfite exporter TauE/SafE family protein, giving the protein MDARVPVLVAIGLAAGLFSGLFGVGGGILIVPMLIAFRGYPPKTAMATSLAAILFTAIAAGASHASAGNVAWRDGALIGVPAVAGAYVGAAVHQRIDTRRVVLLFAVFLAAVAVRLAL; this is encoded by the coding sequence GTGGACGCCCGAGTTCCCGTGCTGGTGGCGATCGGCCTTGCCGCGGGGCTCTTCTCGGGACTGTTCGGCGTCGGCGGCGGCATCCTCATCGTCCCGATGCTGATCGCGTTTCGCGGGTACCCGCCGAAGACCGCGATGGCGACGTCACTGGCGGCAATCCTGTTCACGGCGATCGCCGCGGGCGCGTCCCATGCCTCGGCTGGCAACGTCGCCTGGAGAGATGGCGCGCTGATCGGCGTGCCGGCGGTTGCCGGGGCGTACGTCGGCGCGGCGGTGCACCAGCGGATCGACACGCGGCGGGTCGTGCTGCTCTTCGCCGTGTTCCTCGCCGCGGTGGCGGTCAGGTTGGCGCTGTGA
- a CDS encoding thiamine-phosphate kinase, protein MLSEQQLLELIAGVAGSGDEIATGIGDDAAVLADGTVICCDMLVEGVHFERSRSTAREIGARAAAVNLSDVAAMGAVPVCLLAAFGLPAGYADAQQLAAGVASHGVPLVGGDLSACERLTLTVTAVGRADRPVLRSGGRPGDVLAVTGRLGGQAASGYTAAVTPRLAEGRTLAAFAHAMIDLSDGIAADAGRLARASGCGARVELELLPRAAGATIEQAAAGGEDYELLVAVPESHPLPEWLTRVGELTGGDEVVLVDGDGHPARLAGWDHFR, encoded by the coding sequence ATGCTATCAGAGCAGCAGCTGCTCGAGCTGATCGCCGGCGTTGCCGGATCCGGCGACGAGATCGCGACCGGGATCGGCGACGACGCGGCCGTGCTCGCCGACGGCACGGTGATCTGCTGCGACATGCTGGTGGAGGGCGTGCACTTCGAGCGCTCGCGCTCGACGGCCCGCGAGATCGGGGCGCGGGCCGCTGCCGTCAACCTCTCGGACGTCGCGGCGATGGGTGCGGTGCCCGTCTGCCTGCTGGCGGCCTTCGGCCTGCCGGCGGGATATGCGGATGCCCAGCAGCTGGCCGCCGGCGTTGCGTCGCACGGTGTGCCGCTCGTGGGCGGCGACCTCTCCGCATGCGAGCGGCTGACGCTCACCGTCACGGCGGTCGGCCGCGCCGACCGCCCGGTGCTGCGGTCCGGCGGCCGGCCCGGCGACGTGCTCGCGGTGACCGGCCGGCTCGGCGGGCAGGCCGCATCCGGGTACACCGCGGCGGTGACGCCCCGCCTCGCCGAGGGTCGGACGCTGGCCGCCTTCGCGCACGCCATGATCGACCTCTCGGACGGGATCGCAGCGGACGCCGGCCGGCTCGCCCGTGCGTCGGGATGCGGCGCTCGCGTCGAGCTCGAGCTGCTCCCGCGGGCGGCCGGCGCGACGATCGAGCAGGCCGCAGCAGGGGGAGAGGACTATGAGCTGCTCGTCGCCGTGCCGGAGTCCCACCCGTTGCCCGAGTGGCTAACGCGCGTGGGCGAGCTGACCGGCGGTGATGAGGTCGTGCTCGTCGACGGTGACGGACACCCGGCACGGCTCGCCGGCTGGGATCATTTCCGGTGA
- the otsB gene encoding trehalose-phosphatase translates to MARPLADVVAPLVADPRHGAVVCDIDGTLAPIAPTPEQATVLPAALAQLERLAGRYALVACVTGRPAAQARRMIPIERVAISGNHGLEVMQGDTVTVVPPAARYTEAIHQALLLVENDGLLPEYGARVEDKGITFTVHYRTSPRPDHALRYLETQIIPKLDRAGLAWSFGRMVLEVRPPVAVDKGSAIKRLRGRRRIGQLLYVGDDRTDLDAFREATIRIAVRSHEGPRRLLAEADAVVEGPEAVVDMLSSL, encoded by the coding sequence ATGGCCCGACCACTGGCCGACGTGGTTGCCCCCCTCGTCGCCGACCCCCGCCACGGCGCGGTCGTCTGCGACATCGACGGCACGCTCGCGCCGATCGCGCCGACGCCAGAACAGGCAACGGTCCTGCCGGCCGCCCTCGCCCAGCTGGAGCGCTTGGCGGGGCGCTACGCGCTGGTCGCCTGCGTGACCGGTCGCCCCGCGGCCCAGGCCCGGCGCATGATCCCCATCGAGCGCGTCGCAATCTCGGGCAACCACGGTCTGGAGGTGATGCAGGGCGACACCGTCACCGTCGTCCCCCCTGCCGCGCGCTACACGGAGGCGATCCACCAGGCGCTGCTGCTCGTGGAGAACGACGGCCTGCTCCCCGAGTACGGCGCGCGGGTGGAGGACAAGGGCATCACCTTCACGGTTCACTACCGCACCTCGCCCCGGCCCGACCACGCGCTGCGCTACCTCGAGACGCAGATCATTCCCAAGCTCGACCGCGCCGGGCTGGCATGGAGCTTCGGACGCATGGTGCTCGAGGTGCGGCCGCCGGTCGCCGTGGACAAGGGGTCTGCGATCAAGCGGCTGCGAGGGCGGCGGCGGATCGGCCAGCTGCTCTACGTCGGCGACGACCGCACCGACCTCGACGCCTTCCGCGAGGCGACGATCCGGATCGCCGTGCGCTCCCACGAGGGCCCCAGGCGCCTGCTCGCGGAGGCAGACGCAGTCGTCGAGGGCCCCGAGGCCGTCGTCGACATGCTGTCATCCCTCTGA
- the acs gene encoding acetate--CoA ligase, giving the protein MTDESIDVLLSEGRTFPPPEAFRQRALVKDDSLHRAAEDDLNAFWLEQTRELVGWMEPPSVGLEWDPPHCTWFRDGRLNASHSCLDRHVAAGKGDQFAYHFVPEDPAEEPRAITYRELLTHVSYAANALRALGIRRGDVVGIYMGMVPELPVAMLACARIGAAHVVVFGGFSASSLGERLESTGAKLVVTQDEAWRKGSAIPLKAIADDAVQLAPTVERMLVLQRTGADVAMQEGRDVWWHDIVPKQAPECEPEPVEAEHVLFCLHTSGTTAKPKAAVHTTGGYLTYAAATHRWVFDIQEGDVWWCAADVGWVTGHSYIVYGPLNNGATSVLYEGDPMYPTPARHWEIIERYGVTQYYTAPTLIRAFIKAGSEHPEAHDLSSLRLLGTVGEPINPEAWVWYWKEIGGGRCPVVDTWWQTETGGIMIAPLPGATTLKPGSATTPLPGIRAEVVDDSGQPVPEGRGGYLVLRQPWPGMFRTLYGDDARYVDNYFSRFGPETYFAGDGARVDDEGCFWLMGRIDDVMNVSGHRLSTTELESALVEHPAVAEAAATAAPDALTGQTPLCFALLRSGYEPSEELASELREWIGQKIGKIARPKAVILVSDLPKTRSGKIMRRLLRDIAEGHQLGDTTTLRDPAVVDEIKQKADEVLAAGR; this is encoded by the coding sequence GTGACCGACGAGTCGATCGACGTCCTGCTGAGCGAGGGCAGGACGTTCCCGCCGCCGGAAGCGTTCCGGCAGCGGGCGTTGGTCAAGGACGACTCGCTCCACCGGGCTGCCGAGGACGACCTGAACGCGTTCTGGCTCGAGCAGACGCGTGAGCTGGTCGGGTGGATGGAGCCCCCGTCAGTTGGGCTGGAGTGGGATCCGCCGCACTGCACCTGGTTTCGCGACGGGCGCCTGAACGCGTCGCACTCGTGCCTCGACCGGCATGTCGCGGCCGGGAAGGGCGACCAGTTCGCCTACCACTTCGTTCCGGAGGATCCCGCCGAGGAGCCGCGGGCGATCACCTACCGGGAGCTGCTGACGCACGTCTCCTACGCAGCCAACGCGCTGCGGGCGCTCGGGATCCGCAGGGGCGACGTGGTCGGGATCTACATGGGGATGGTGCCGGAGCTGCCCGTCGCGATGCTGGCGTGCGCCAGGATCGGGGCCGCACACGTCGTCGTGTTCGGCGGCTTCTCGGCGTCGTCGCTGGGCGAGCGGCTCGAGAGCACGGGAGCGAAGCTCGTGGTCACGCAGGACGAGGCGTGGCGAAAGGGGTCCGCGATTCCGCTGAAGGCGATCGCCGACGACGCGGTGCAGCTGGCGCCGACCGTCGAGCGGATGCTCGTGCTGCAGCGGACGGGCGCGGACGTCGCCATGCAGGAGGGCCGGGACGTGTGGTGGCACGACATCGTCCCGAAGCAGGCGCCCGAGTGCGAGCCCGAGCCGGTGGAGGCCGAGCACGTGCTCTTCTGCCTGCACACCTCGGGGACGACGGCGAAGCCGAAGGCCGCCGTGCACACGACCGGCGGGTATCTCACGTATGCCGCGGCCACGCACCGCTGGGTGTTCGACATCCAGGAGGGCGACGTATGGTGGTGTGCGGCCGACGTGGGATGGGTGACGGGCCACAGCTACATCGTCTACGGGCCGCTGAACAACGGCGCCACGAGCGTGCTGTACGAGGGCGATCCGATGTACCCGACGCCCGCCCGGCACTGGGAGATCATCGAGCGCTACGGCGTCACGCAGTACTACACCGCCCCGACGCTGATCCGGGCATTCATCAAGGCGGGCAGCGAGCACCCCGAGGCGCACGACCTGTCCAGCCTGCGGCTGCTGGGGACGGTCGGTGAGCCGATCAACCCGGAGGCGTGGGTGTGGTACTGGAAGGAGATCGGCGGCGGGCGGTGCCCGGTGGTCGACACGTGGTGGCAGACGGAGACGGGCGGCATCATGATCGCCCCGTTGCCCGGCGCGACGACGCTGAAGCCGGGGTCGGCGACCACGCCGCTGCCGGGGATCCGCGCCGAGGTCGTCGACGACAGCGGTCAGCCGGTGCCGGAGGGCCGCGGCGGCTACCTCGTGCTGCGGCAGCCGTGGCCGGGGATGTTCCGGACGCTGTACGGAGACGACGCGCGGTACGTCGACAACTACTTCAGCCGGTTCGGCCCCGAGACGTACTTCGCAGGGGACGGCGCGCGTGTCGACGACGAGGGGTGCTTCTGGCTCATGGGCCGGATCGACGATGTCATGAACGTGTCGGGGCACCGGCTGTCGACGACCGAGCTGGAGTCGGCCCTGGTGGAGCACCCGGCGGTGGCGGAGGCGGCTGCGACGGCGGCCCCGGACGCTTTGACGGGGCAGACACCCCTGTGCTTCGCACTGCTGCGGTCGGGCTACGAGCCGAGCGAGGAGCTGGCGTCCGAGCTGCGCGAGTGGATCGGTCAGAAGATCGGAAAGATCGCGCGGCCGAAGGCGGTGATCCTCGTCAGCGACCTGCCGAAGACGCGGTCGGGCAAGATCATGCGCCGCCTGCTGCGCGACATCGCGGAGGGGCACCAGCTGGGCGACACCACGACGCTGCGCGACCCGGCCGTGGTCGACGAGATCAAGCAGAAGGCCGACGAGGTGCTCGCAGCCGGACGGTGA
- the polX gene encoding DNA polymerase/3'-5' exonuclease PolX, protein MSAPLTNDGIAERFELLADLLELEGAVAYRVLAYRRAAKTLRETPESVVRLSQQGRLTELSGVGDTISDKVAELIASGRIAALEKLVAATPPGAVPVMRIPGVGPKTARRVFSELSLSSVEDVLQAARDGRIRELSGLGEKTELAIIEGLQVARTRKRDRVSSGRLRPFAERIVAELTGLPGVQDCDIAGSLRRFTETAKDIDIVVATTDPATVAEAIAEADWVAAVESRGDTKVTCVAHDGTRVDVRMVEPAVFGNLLQHLTGSKEHNVAIREAAVKAGLKVSEYGIETVETGEVIRCRDEVEVYRRLGMAWIPPELRENRGEIEAARAQALPQLVTLEEIRGDLHSHTDWSDGKLTLEQLVEAAIAKGYAYLNITDHSPAVGFGMGLDAGRLRRQIERVRALAERLDGFTLLVGAEVDILRDGSLDYSDELMAELDVVVASLHASHRLNADDQTRRLCAAMENPHVDIIGHPTGRMLGRREAYPLHMEAVIEKALETGTVLEVSGQPNRLDLRDANVRLAVDAGVKLAVDTDAHTRAALDYMRFGIMNARRGWATADDVVNTREWPELKQLLKP, encoded by the coding sequence ATGAGTGCGCCGCTCACCAACGACGGCATCGCCGAGCGGTTCGAGCTGCTTGCGGACCTGCTCGAGCTGGAGGGTGCCGTCGCCTATCGCGTGCTCGCATACCGCCGTGCCGCAAAGACGCTGCGGGAGACGCCGGAGTCTGTCGTCCGCCTGTCGCAGCAGGGCCGGCTGACGGAGCTCTCCGGCGTCGGCGACACGATCTCGGACAAGGTGGCCGAGCTGATCGCGAGCGGCCGCATCGCGGCGCTGGAGAAGCTCGTCGCAGCGACGCCCCCCGGAGCCGTCCCTGTGATGCGGATCCCCGGAGTCGGGCCGAAGACCGCACGCCGGGTGTTCTCCGAGCTGTCACTGAGCAGCGTGGAGGATGTGCTGCAGGCCGCGCGCGACGGCCGGATCAGGGAGCTGTCCGGGCTGGGGGAGAAAACGGAGCTGGCGATCATCGAGGGACTGCAGGTGGCGCGCACCCGGAAGCGCGACCGGGTCTCCTCCGGCCGCCTGCGGCCGTTTGCGGAGCGGATCGTCGCCGAGCTCACGGGCCTGCCGGGGGTCCAGGACTGCGACATCGCCGGCAGCCTGCGGCGGTTCACCGAGACGGCGAAGGACATCGACATCGTCGTCGCGACCACCGACCCGGCGACGGTGGCGGAAGCGATCGCCGAGGCCGACTGGGTGGCGGCGGTCGAGTCGCGCGGAGACACGAAGGTGACGTGCGTCGCCCACGACGGCACGCGCGTCGATGTGCGGATGGTCGAGCCGGCCGTCTTCGGCAACCTGCTCCAGCACCTGACCGGCTCGAAGGAGCACAACGTCGCCATCCGCGAGGCCGCCGTGAAGGCCGGTCTGAAGGTGAGCGAGTACGGGATCGAGACGGTCGAGACGGGCGAGGTGATCCGGTGCCGGGACGAGGTGGAGGTGTACCGCCGTCTGGGGATGGCGTGGATTCCACCGGAGCTTCGCGAGAACCGGGGCGAGATCGAGGCGGCGCGTGCGCAGGCGTTGCCGCAGCTGGTGACGCTCGAGGAGATCCGCGGCGACCTGCACAGCCACACCGACTGGAGCGACGGCAAGCTGACGCTCGAGCAGCTCGTCGAGGCGGCGATCGCAAAGGGATACGCCTACCTGAACATCACCGACCACTCTCCGGCCGTCGGGTTCGGGATGGGCCTCGATGCGGGACGGCTGCGCCGGCAGATCGAGCGTGTCCGGGCGCTCGCCGAGCGCCTGGACGGCTTCACCCTGCTGGTCGGCGCCGAGGTCGACATCCTCAGAGACGGGTCGCTGGACTACTCCGACGAGCTGATGGCCGAGCTGGACGTTGTGGTGGCCAGCCTGCACGCCTCACACCGCCTGAATGCCGACGACCAGACCAGGCGGCTGTGCGCCGCCATGGAAAACCCGCACGTCGACATCATCGGCCACCCGACGGGCCGGATGCTCGGGCGCCGCGAGGCGTATCCGCTGCACATGGAGGCCGTCATCGAGAAGGCGCTCGAGACCGGCACCGTGCTCGAGGTGAGCGGTCAGCCGAACCGCCTCGACCTCCGCGACGCCAACGTCCGGCTCGCCGTGGACGCGGGCGTCAAGCTGGCCGTCGACACCGACGCGCACACCCGCGCGGCGCTCGACTACATGCGGTTCGGCATCATGAACGCGCGGCGTGGTTGGGCGACGGCGGATGACGTGGTGAACACGCGCGAGTGGCCCGAGCTGAAGCAGCTGCTCAAGCCCTAG